In Trichocoleus desertorum ATA4-8-CV12, the following proteins share a genomic window:
- a CDS encoding caspase family protein, translating to MARYALVIGIAQYKSPLKNLDKTTIDAEAVAQILEKCGDFEKVTRLPARLNPENNVYEMVSRGVTGAELGQALKTFFLERADKSEALIYFTGHGLTVSDHLGQKKGYLATSDCVIEAQGQEIVEQQHGIALDSLNDLIRASNLSNLVLLLDCCHGGYFLERSLVEQTLTAFSSQRDYYLITACRGFEQAWAIKTEQHDVFTGALLKGLAPENAGRDGRISGDRLFDYISSELKDSRQEPIRMGWGRSIKLITYPIQQLPTLETAPSFKTENPYLGLNAFALEQADYFCGREQIVRVLIDHLRKSRFLAVIGPSGCGKSSLVKAGLFPLFKRNGLPGSSQWAIEAFTPGNYPIARLLETLARQQQRSEPFVLFIDQFEELFTLCGDDKERRDFIRLMSQEATNSERPTKVIIAIRGDFIDRCAAYPEAASLINQTQPNLVTPLTLLELNEAIEKPASLHGVTLESGLVSQIANDVVDRPGALPLLQYALTELWRVCIEEVESAQPCLTWHGYREIGGVKGALEKRADLLYLSFSPEDQAFVRRLLLELVQIGEGQKFTRRRSSWEDLRAIADSPEQLDRVTRRLSDQQQRLIITSDKTVEVAHEALFSEWKLLHDWIEESREDIQLNRRLEAACQDWQDIYQQSEDALLTGAPLAAIEAWIDKSQPKLPLQEAEFIRKSVEKRDRENQAQLEQERRLREEAEARAKEYQGRVKAEKQRTQIATTFGVLLAILAAVSGSLAFSAQTEKRNAQVNEIKALTATSKALFDAHNQLDSLVAAVKTLKQIQLKRVQPPALLETIVTETQEYNRLEGHKQDTIDADFAPSGDIIGSTSIDRTVKIWKKNGEFIRDIGSFQKGIWGIDFSSDSQLIVTGSIDGVARVWGIKGDLRQELRPQKIKERDAVLKVRFSPNNSIVASANWDKTVKLWRVSDGQLLKSFEHGDPVYGVDFSPNGEIIVSGSWDKTVKLWRVSDGQLLKSFEHKDRVHEVAFSPKGNLVASASWDKTVKLWRVSDGELHSNLKHDAAVYGVSFSPTGTMVASASEDGTIKLWNVPAGKLVKTFKGHNGPVSAINFSPDGKLLVSTSDDRTVRVWGLRSIQPSSYETNGLINASCIWLNDYLSTNVNIANEDRQICDRS from the coding sequence ATGGCTCGATACGCACTTGTCATTGGAATTGCTCAGTACAAAAGCCCGCTGAAAAATTTGGACAAAACAACGATTGATGCTGAGGCGGTAGCACAAATTCTAGAAAAGTGCGGCGATTTCGAGAAAGTGACTCGTCTACCAGCCCGTCTCAACCCTGAGAACAATGTTTATGAGATGGTTTCACGGGGGGTTACAGGGGCTGAACTAGGTCAAGCGTTAAAAACTTTCTTCTTAGAGCGTGCAGATAAGAGCGAAGCACTGATTTACTTCACAGGTCATGGCCTTACTGTATCGGATCATTTAGGTCAGAAAAAAGGATATCTAGCTACTTCGGATTGTGTCATTGAAGCTCAAGGTCAAGAAATTGTTGAGCAACAGCATGGCATTGCTCTAGATAGCCTGAATGATCTCATTCGAGCCTCGAATTTGAGCAACCTAGTCCTACTTTTGGACTGCTGCCACGGCGGCTATTTCTTAGAACGGAGCTTAGTCGAACAAACCCTAACCGCCTTCAGTTCGCAAAGAGATTATTACTTAATTACTGCTTGTCGTGGATTTGAGCAAGCTTGGGCCATTAAAACAGAGCAACATGATGTTTTTACTGGAGCGCTTCTGAAAGGCTTAGCCCCAGAAAATGCGGGTAGGGATGGTCGCATTAGTGGCGATCGCCTGTTTGACTACATCAGTAGTGAACTGAAAGACTCTCGGCAAGAACCAATCCGTATGGGTTGGGGTCGTTCTATCAAACTGATTACTTACCCAATTCAACAGTTACCTACTCTTGAAACCGCGCCCTCGTTTAAGACAGAAAATCCCTACTTAGGCTTGAACGCATTTGCATTAGAACAGGCAGATTACTTTTGTGGTCGTGAGCAGATCGTTCGGGTCTTGATTGACCATTTAAGAAAATCCCGCTTTTTAGCAGTCATTGGGCCGTCTGGTTGTGGCAAGTCTTCTTTAGTGAAGGCAGGGTTATTTCCACTGTTCAAGCGCAATGGCTTGCCAGGAAGTAGTCAATGGGCAATTGAAGCTTTTACACCAGGTAATTACCCGATTGCTCGACTACTAGAAACTTTAGCGCGTCAACAGCAACGCTCTGAGCCATTTGTCCTGTTTATCGATCAGTTTGAGGAGTTATTTACGCTATGTGGCGATGACAAAGAACGCCGTGACTTTATTCGTTTGATGTCTCAAGAGGCAACCAATTCTGAGCGTCCAACCAAAGTCATCATCGCAATTCGTGGCGATTTTATCGATCGGTGCGCCGCTTATCCCGAAGCAGCTAGTCTAATTAACCAAACTCAGCCGAATTTAGTTACACCTCTAACATTGCTTGAGCTAAACGAGGCGATCGAAAAGCCTGCAAGTTTGCACGGTGTCACCTTGGAGTCAGGGTTAGTATCACAAATTGCTAATGATGTGGTCGATCGCCCTGGTGCCTTACCATTGCTGCAATATGCGTTAACAGAACTTTGGCGAGTTTGCATTGAAGAAGTAGAGTCTGCTCAACCTTGCCTCACTTGGCATGGATATCGCGAGATTGGTGGGGTGAAGGGCGCATTAGAAAAGCGGGCTGATCTGCTCTATCTCAGTTTTTCTCCTGAGGATCAAGCGTTTGTTCGTCGTCTATTGCTGGAGTTAGTACAAATTGGGGAAGGTCAAAAGTTCACGCGCCGCCGATCGAGTTGGGAAGACCTAAGGGCGATCGCTGACTCTCCAGAACAACTCGATCGCGTTACTCGTCGGCTTTCTGATCAACAACAACGTCTGATTATTACTTCCGATAAAACCGTAGAAGTTGCCCACGAAGCATTATTTAGTGAGTGGAAACTGCTGCACGATTGGATTGAAGAGAGTCGTGAAGATATTCAACTCAATCGTCGTTTAGAAGCAGCTTGTCAAGATTGGCAGGATATCTATCAACAATCCGAAGATGCTTTATTAACGGGTGCCCCCTTAGCTGCGATCGAAGCTTGGATTGATAAATCTCAACCTAAATTACCGCTGCAAGAAGCAGAGTTTATCCGAAAAAGTGTTGAGAAACGCGATCGCGAAAATCAGGCTCAATTAGAACAGGAACGTAGGCTGCGAGAAGAAGCTGAAGCAAGAGCTAAAGAATATCAAGGCAGAGTCAAGGCTGAAAAACAGCGAACTCAGATTGCTACTACATTTGGAGTTTTACTAGCCATCTTAGCAGCTGTATCAGGCAGCTTAGCCTTTTCGGCTCAAACAGAAAAACGTAACGCACAAGTCAATGAAATCAAAGCATTGACTGCCACATCTAAGGCATTATTCGATGCTCATAATCAACTTGATTCGCTAGTGGCAGCAGTAAAAACTTTAAAGCAAATTCAACTAAAAAGAGTTCAACCTCCAGCACTACTTGAAACAATAGTAACTGAAACGCAAGAGTACAATCGGCTAGAAGGACATAAGCAAGATACGATTGATGCAGATTTTGCACCAAGTGGTGACATTATCGGCTCCACAAGTATTGATCGGACTGTAAAAATTTGGAAGAAGAATGGAGAGTTCATAAGAGATATTGGCAGCTTTCAGAAAGGAATCTGGGGTATTGATTTTAGTTCTGATAGTCAATTAATTGTCACAGGTAGTATAGATGGAGTAGCTAGAGTTTGGGGCATTAAGGGTGATCTCAGACAAGAGCTGAGGCCACAAAAAATCAAAGAGAGAGATGCTGTTTTAAAGGTGAGATTTAGCCCAAATAATTCGATAGTTGCATCTGCCAACTGGGATAAGACTGTAAAGCTCTGGAGAGTATCGGATGGACAGTTATTAAAAAGTTTTGAGCATGGTGATCCAGTTTATGGGGTGGACTTTAGTCCTAACGGTGAAATTATTGTTTCAGGAAGTTGGGATAAGACTGTAAAGCTCTGGAGAGTGTCGGATGGACAGTTATTAAAAAGTTTTGAGCATAAGGATAGAGTTCATGAGGTTGCTTTTAGTCCCAAGGGTAACCTGGTAGCTTCTGCTAGTTGGGATAAGACTGTAAAGCTCTGGAGAGTATCGGATGGGGAGCTACACAGTAACCTCAAGCATGATGCTGCTGTGTATGGTGTCAGCTTTAGTCCTACTGGAACTATGGTTGCTTCCGCTAGTGAAGATGGAACTATTAAGTTATGGAATGTGCCTGCTGGTAAATTGGTCAAAACATTTAAAGGCCATAATGGGCCAGTCAGCGCCATTAATTTTAGCCCTGATGGAAAACTTCTAGTATCTACCAGTGATGATCGAACCGTAAGGGTTTGGGGTCTAAGGTCAATTCAACCCTCAAGCTACGAGACGAACGGTCTTATTAATGCTAGCTGTATTTGGCTAAATGATTACTTAAGTACTAATGTTAATATTGCTAATGAAGATCGTCAAATTTGCGACAGATCCTAA